In Papaver somniferum cultivar HN1 chromosome 9, ASM357369v1, whole genome shotgun sequence, the genomic stretch taaatgataataaaatgaacaaaaaatctatatttcttaaaacatttcttagataaaaatgaaacatttattaagtaaatatacgttaatagaatgaaacatttcttcacttaacatttcttaaatatttctcaaacatcatgaaagaaaaaaacatcgatatttctcaaacatctatattcactactctaacatcatgaaagaaaaaaatgataataaataaattaataacgtattaataaattatatctctaattgaatgaaaaatctacaaaaaataattaatattacctcttaaacttgtatttgagaaattcaaaatgtaaagcattcctttgagcaagaagcagagaaccagaggtattgacttcatttcaattctcttcttgtccttttaaaacattcctttgggcaagaagacataatagctagcaaatcgaaatattcttgaaacatttggaatctcgttgcatgcgtatataagcacaggctagctatgtctttgatcatgaaaccaactactctttttactttttttttttgttttatttctttaacttttgagtctgaactctaaagtacagaccacatgtagcatatactggacacacctccaaatgcaaaataaaaagataaatcgactccctgacttccctctctcactctctttttctctagctagtctctgactctcttcctgttgcattccttgttggttagtcttgtagcaagtagctaagagcctaggagtattatttgacaacaaagttttgactgcttttgaatccgaatatgcattattgaaatattggggaatgcattgaactattcgagtgacaacttgaacatatcaagtggatagtgatagtatgcgtgtataaatattgtcggtagacgataactacaatgcattgttataagtcatagacttagggttgtgaattttactagatatccataaatttgtatgttaaaaacccataaacaaataaataaaaaatcaaataaataaattaaaccaaaaaaaatgaaaaaacgtagtaacaacgttatttagacccgttgtaaccattttcacagctgtaattaccgttacataggaaattcagatcacaaattatttatttttcttatttaaccgttatcacacccgttattttaaaaaaacgtcaaaaaaacgcgttttattcctatataacgcgtttttgacccaaaacgtgctcacacccgtcaaaacacgttTTAACGGTCACACTTAGTACCTGTGACCtgggccgtgacccgtttttcgaaccttgCTCCCGGTTGATTCCACAGGATTTTATTCACGGTGGattattgaaataaatttatgCTCTAAATTTCTAATTCTGCAGAAACAAAAGAAAGCATAAGGTAACTGAATATGGTTAACCACAAGTATACCTACGTAGATATACCACCTCTCACTGTGTTCTTGTAATCTGTCTGATTAATATGACTAATAATAATGTTAAACTTGTGCTTCGCATATGGTAATTCGGTCTACTCACGAACAACGAGGAGTAATAATAACAAAAACTTTTTTCCTTTTGAGAAATGAATACTTCCttataatgaaattttgaaaaaccaAACTCGAAGATACTACAACCGAGACAGAAGGGCTTGGGCAGATTTTGGACAAGAGGTGGTAGCCCTTGGGACCATAGATTAGCAGGGGATGCTTTTGTGTGCAGCCACATATGGGCTCCACGTCGCTTATCCTCTCCCTTTCTTCTTGTCCCATATCTagactattttttttcttttgtcccTTGTTTAGCATTTTCTAAACTATAAGGTCTATTCCTATGCACCAAAATGTCGTTTGGCATatcaggtggcatggcaaacgagttgcgccactatgggaaaaccacaTAGCAACAGAGTTTCTAGCGAACGTTATTGACAATATCGCCAGCAATAAAGTCTTTATCGCCAGCTCTGCCATGAATATCACTCGATATTGACTCTAGCGTTAACGACTAGTTCTTATCactataaataggtaattttcaaACTCAAAACTTACTCCAAAATTTTTGTGTAATTTTCTTTTCACTATTTCTCTCTTTCTTAATCTAAATTTatctatttctctctttctcaatctaattAATTTTTTCGAATTTTCCCAAATGGcacaatttcaaacccaacttgattcggcaacacaacttgatttttctggagtaaTGCTTGAAGGTGCTGTTAAGAAaatatgtgatagttataaagaaataggtaagaagcaatgaagtattcaagttttggatattaaccaagtcaaaaccgcaactaagaaaaggcaaataaaatcaaggcaaaacaaatttgaagccaaagaagaagataaacaaaggaaactccGTACATGAGCtcattgattggaagtttggtgaaatctagaagattaacaagatgaagaacattgtctcgaatttttatttttaaagtttatatttgaaattatcattgtctagttttatgtcttgtaaaatgactattaatggTTATATcgaagttttgaaaatttgacgaGTACTGTcgaaaattaatcttaattactttCATGATCCAATCTTACATTTTAATAGATACATTTAATAgtttaaacaaatattaaaacttaatacttagacaattaagaaattaaaacataagaaCTTAATTGGACAATTTAGAAATTAATAAAACATTAATATTTGACAATatcttaaaatctcgaatcaaCTTCCAAATTATAAGTCTTTTTCGTAGATGCGACGATATTCTGCACGACACCTTTGTTGAAGTTCCATCATGGTTTCCCCATCCCTCAAATTTGGATCTTCTTACTGAAGTAAAACAACATACCTAGTAACTTCCTGATTGATTATAGTGAAGCGATGACTCAACTCTGAAACATCACGGTTGTTGAGGTTCAttgtttgtttttgaaatttCCCAAAAATCTTTTGCCAAAATGTTTGGGCATGTAATGCATCTCCGAATAAAGTCTCAGTAAAAGAAatataattcctgcaaatacattcatcttccgcaGTAGTGAATTTTTGTAATCGCCTCCTAAATTGACTTCTCCTAATTTCATTTTGCACATTGGCacgattaacaactctttgattttTGGCAGCATGTTCTTTTGCTATGAGCTCGGCCATGCCATATTATCAGCCATGCTCTCTGAGGAATTGGAAGAGTAATGAAAagaattggagattgagaaattctataaAGATTTAGaacttctggtgtgagttgaaatgagtttcAAACTATGTATTTATAGAGGGGAAAAATGGTAGCCATTGGATGAGGAATTGATAATCGATGATCAGATTAGCGAGCGATGTAATGACTAGCGTTGGCGTTGTAAACCAACAAGCGATATTTTGATCATCTAGCGATGGACACTCTTTCGCTCGTTGGAAAGTCTGTTGCGTATGTTTATATGTTATAATTGACACATAGACATATTCGTTTGGTACTTTGACATTCCCATTATATATGGCAAAATCTGATATTTGGCGTGTGTATAAAAATAAGCCCAGTGGTTTGtataaattcaaaatttttatgtaaACGGCCGATTGAACTCCCTAAAAACTACCCTTTCACATATTGTGGGGACCAATAATGGTCCCTACAAACTACAATAGGTGAGAGTCTCGTCCTTAAGTGAGAGGGGAATTTTCACCAAAATGCTTTATATCTGCCCCATTTTTACACCACAAAAATCTCCCGCTTATGTGTCGCTACCCTATTAGTGCACGCATTCAGGCCACGGACCCACCGCGGGCCCAATGGGTTCATCACTTCCCAATCAAGGGTTTACATCTGTGACACATAGGGGCGTAGAGAAGTGGCGTAAAAAACGGGTAGATGGCTAGCAGCTTCGGGATTTTCAAATGGTCTGACTCTGTTGTAGGCAGTTTGAATATTGAAATGACTGGGTCTGGGTGTCTTCGTAACAACATCGATAAGATAGCAACATGAATTTGAAATCCATAGACTTGGGCACACTTACAGTCCTTTGCATAGACTGTTTGGTAAGACCATCCCATTTAAGATGCAAAGTTCTTGATACCCGCTGTATAATACAAGgtggtttgtttttgtttttactgTGTCTGTGGAAGTCATTGCACTTTCCCCAAGGATTCTTATCGTTTTGGAGTAACCATTGAGAGTCCCTTTGATTGTCGGAGGTCATAAAGTATAAACAAACCCTTGCTTATCTATATCTTTATCTTCCTTCTTTATTTTCCCTTTTCTCCATTTAAAGTGATAGCTGCACATATTGAAAATAAGACATAAGTATTACATCCTATTCATTTTGTTCTGGCTTCTATTCATATTGAAAATAAGTACTCATTTTGTTCTGGCTTCTATTCATCAAAGTCTCAGTTTTACTTATCATTCTAGCTTCTATTCATCAAAACTACGATGTCACATTCTAACACAGATATATTCCAAGATTAAGCGTATAAATTATTTGTGATACATGATTTCTAAGTCTAGCTAAATGACTAATTATAACAAGTTCTAACACaacaaaacaggaaacaaaagcTTTATCACAAATTGTAGATACACCGGAATGAGCAGCTAGCTGTACTGCGTCCTAGTTGCAACCAAAGCAGATTTGTTCTTAGGGTCAGGCTCACAAATGTATCCATCCATCCAAAATCCAGCTACAAAATAGCGACGCGCACATAAAAGAACTAGGAAAACTAACAAATACACTACTAAAACGCTTAGATAAACTAGATAGATCCTccactcttcatcttcatctgggCATCCCACTTCTTGAACTCATACTTTCAGTTGCTTTCATTTTAATTTGATTCTGCTTCATGCATCTTTGTCTGTAGGCTCCTCATTCATCCTACACAAATCTTAATTTTAAGGAGACAAGTGTCATCCATGATGTTAATGTAGCCTTTATCAGGGGAATCGTTATCTCTAAGACGAATGCATGACGACCAACCCTGGTCGCCATTGTGTAAAACAATCTTATATACCATttctgcataaacaaaagaaattaTAAGGTACCAGAATCTGGTTAACGACGCAAGTAATACCTATAGAAGAAAGAGGATACAAATGTGGATATACCATTTCTGACTTCGTTGTTGCGATCCATCCGACTCAAAATTGTAAACCTGTGCTCCACATGCGGTAATTTGATCGGGTCAAAAGCGACGAGGAGCAATGATAACAAAGCCCCTCTTTCCTTTGGAGAAATGAACACTTTCCTGTAGGTGATACCAAATAAATAAGAAGATTAATCAAAAGCAGAGAGAATGAGGAAAGAACAATAAAACTAAGCAAAGTAGTAGTAGGACTACACGATCCGGACTCCAGAATCCATACCATTTATAACCAGCAACATTAAATGTATCAGAGATAGTTACTTCATCATCattcaattttgatatattttcaATCTTCCAAGTGAGTTCAGCTTGAGCAGATGAACTGAGCTCCACCATCTTAGTCTCCATATTGATTAAACTACTGAAGAAGAAAGATGATATTATGAAAATACACAGTCTGTATTTACTATGACTTGGATGAAAGTTGAAACAGTATGCAAGGTAACAAGGGATTTGAAGCGAGGGTTTTTATAAGATTATGGTTGCGTTTTAGTTTATCTTCCAGTGGAAGGCTGGAAGCTAGAAGGAGCGACGGAAGAGAGTGATTTCATGACTAGCTTGCCTACGGTATTTAAAGACTAGTTTAACAGGGTTAGTTTTTATTAAACGGACGCAGGTGTCTGCCAGAGATGTCAAGGAGTGGCGTACCATTACTTAACTTCCTGCACCGTAAGATTTGACAACTCAAAAATGAGTTGATGTTGTCAGATGCCCGGCAAGTACTTTGACTATTGAGTTACAATTTGGACTTGCTATAGGCATGGCCCTAGCTAAATGTCATGATTGTGATTATTACAAGTCTTTTgacgtgcaaaaaaaaaaaagaaaaaagaaaagaaaagtctgtCCACGGAGTATAGATCGCCAAAATGATATATGTCCCCCACTCCGGTTCCCATTCCCTTGCCCCGTTTACGTGTCATACATATATTGGTTAATCCAATAATAATGTGATTCCCTGTTAATTTCAATTCAGGGGATCAAGGACTAAGAACAATGCCACCAAATGGGAAAAGAGAGAGGGGGAATTGTAGCAGGTTCGCACAGATTGACTGTTTTCACCAAAGTTGTCCCTAATGTTAGGCAGCAGACTAGTTCAAGACAACAAAATTTCATCCCTGGGACTCGCCAAAGATTACCAGAACTGAAGGTATAAACGAACATAGAGAAAAACTACCCAAAAAAACCGCCTCTCACAAACCACCTCATACACGTCTTCCGAAAGGTTAGACCCACTGGGATCCacaaataagaataaaaataaaaaaaactctaAGATGCGATTTTAGCGTGTTTTTTCTCCCGGCCCGTAGAGAACCATTGCTAATAGAATTATAAGGTTATGGATCACTGGGACCCACGGTGGGACCATGGTGGGTTCAGACTTTCCAAAAAAGCTGCAGTCACTTGGTGAAATTTAAGACGATATATGTTGTTGATTAAGCTGGCTAATTGTTCATATGGTCTCTTAATTCTAGACAAAGCCTCGTGAGCCAGCTTATAACCAAATTAACAAAACATGGTGCAAACTAGTGCAGCAATTTGCAGCCCGGCTATcacatatatatttattttagaaGGGAAAAAAATGGTTTCGTCCAAAAACGCCTCAAAATGTACAGGTTAATCCAGTCCTAGTtgactaggtacaaattagtccaaaatTTGTGTAAAGACGCTGCTATTCTTCGCACGCGTTTCATAAAGCACACGTACGTCGAATGAAAACAGTTTGCAACTGACACATTAAGGGTGAATGTGACACGTTCGTTCAAAACAAAAAAGCTGAaattaaaaacagaaaaataaattatttcatttagcagagagaagagaaaagaagatcagagaaaacaaagagaagaaagaaaaactgTAACCTAACTGACAAAAcccaaatcgaaaccctaaattttcataatcaaaccctaaatcttcATTATCAAACCCTAAAGCTTTATAATCGTTGATGATTGCACTAGAAGTAACAACATGGTGATTGGGAAAAACCAGTTcaaaagaggaaagaagaagaactatCGTAAGATACAACATCAGTTGAAGAACAAGAAATTTCAAAATCACCAGGTCCTGAGACGAGATCAAAATCTTAAAAGAATGCAGCAGTTTCAACATCAACTGTAGTAAAAAAACTGCAAAATCATCACCATATAAGAAgacatcaaaaacttcaaagtCATCACCAATTAAGAAAGGAAAAGGTAACAAATATTGgtcttatttttgtgttttaaAGATTTTTTCCCATCACTTATGTTACTAGTGTACAGATCTGTGCACCAACATGTTGTTTCATCTTCATATGACCGGTTGTGTGTGTTTTGAAGCTTTTTTCTCGTCATTTGTGTTATTAGTGTACAAAAATGTACACCAACATGCTGTTTCATTTTATACGACGTGTTGTGCGTGTTTTGAAGCCTTTTTTCCCATCACTTGTGTTACTAGTGTACATAACAGTACACCAGCACCTTCAAATAACATGGTATGCGTGTTTTGAAGCCCTTTTCTCATCACTTGTGTTATTAGTGTACATAATTGTGCACCAGCATGCTGTTTCATCTTCATATGGCTGGTTGTGCGTGTTTTGAAGCCTTTTTCCCATCACTTGTGTTATTAGTGTACATAATTCTGCTCCAGCATGTTGTTTCATCTTCATATGGCCCGTTGTGTGTGTTTTGAAGCTCTTTCCCCATCGCTCGTGTTACTAGTGTACATATTTGTCCACCAGTGTGCTGTTTCATCTTCATA encodes the following:
- the LOC113308764 gene encoding uncharacterized protein LOC113308764, whose protein sequence is METKMVELSSSAQAELTWKIENISKLNDDEVTISDTFNVAGYKWKVFISPKERGALLSLLLVAFDPIKLPHVEHRFTILSRMDRNNEVRNEMVYKIVLHNGDQGWSSCIRLRDNDSPDKGYINIMDDTCLLKIKICVG